The Phyllopteryx taeniolatus isolate TA_2022b chromosome 2, UOR_Ptae_1.2, whole genome shotgun sequence nucleotide sequence CAAAAGACCCGGTGAACATTGCGAGAGGAGTTGTCATCTTTCTGAAGAGAAAGTCTTAAAATAGCTCGTGTGTACAGAGGCAGTGCCACCATGAGAGGTCAAAGATGAGCTAGTCTCctcttcctttttcacttgtCAAGTAAACATTTCACTCGGCAACACACGCCCATGTACacttaatatatacatatactgtgtGCCTTTTTATAACAAGGCCTTTTTGTATATTCCAGACAACGCAGGCTTTGAgcggatagttttttttttgcctttcatgcatgtagttagttagttatgtgtacatacaaagaaagatgctggctgaaataGCATCCATTCTTCCAGGTCGCGGCagaggtatttgattgacagctgagcgGGTCAAAGCGGACAaagatttttcatgattttgaagcctctttttgcgTACGGGTGCTTGTTACTTGGGTAATCGTTCAAATTTGACAGGGCTCTTCACAACACTGTTCTCCAATTCATATGTTGGAATGATCTGAAAATCACAGTTCTGGGACTTGCCACTCGCAAAGATGTGTTCTagtattcttaaaaaaatatctggaaAGTCTACGCCTTGGTTCCTCCCTTTCTACTTGATATAAAGTTACAAAATGCTTTCAATGTTTCAACTTCCCTTTTCCATGAATAAAGCTTGTTGTCGCAGAAGTGCTAGTGATTATGTAATCTGTTTAATTTTTGTAGCCATCGGGTcgggaaatttaaaaaaattccagtTATACTGTGTAAAGTGAAAGAACGTACATGTTGGCTTACTAAATCTCCTTTTTCATCGTTTGCAGGACGGTTTGCGCAGATTGTCGGGAAATGAATACATCCTTTCCACAAAACGTGAGTTGTAATGTGTTTGTTGTGAAACAATCAAATGCGGTTTAGAGGTGAGGTCATTATTTGTTTCAAATACGTTTTCCTGTGTAAGATACAAGAGCAGtacaagacacatttttttttgtgtctcttCCTTTTCATTCAGAGCCCCACCACATCCCCAGTCACCTGGCCACTCCTCTTTCCCTAAACGACATCCCCCCTCGGGTAGCTCAGACCATGGAGAGTGAGGACTCTTGGGACTTTGACATTTTCAACTTAGAAGCTGCAACCCTGAAACGGTGAGGCAACCATTTGTAATTATGCTGTTGTGTCTAATACAGAGCAAGGGTCAAATATCGCCATGCTGTATATCCCCATTCCAGGCCTTTGACCTTCTTGGGTTTAAAGATCTTTTCTCGCTTTGGGGTTTGTGAGTACCTCAACTGCCCTGAGGCCACTTTGCGCTCCTGGCTGCAAGTGATTGAAGCCAACTACCACTCCAGTAACTCCTACCACAACTCTTCCCATGCGGCCGATGTCCTGCATGCCACCGCGTATTTCCTGTGCAAGGAGAGAGTTAAGGTACATTCACAAGCCTGAAAACAATCCTGACAATGCCACAATACATCATGGCCTGCCACAACACGTTCCTATAAATGAGCAGTATCTAAAATGTTTCTCTACAAAGTAATTATCACAGTATTCGTTTAACCACATGCTAAGTTACTATTAGGTTGttggtgtacaactgcactgcatttgTTTCAGATATTTGGTAAGTCTATTTAGCTCGATAATTGAACTGTTGTGAAACAACCCTTATTATTAAGCAGGGCAGTCTACACTACTGTAAACTGCAATCCCATTACTTAACACGGTTAAACTAGAGCagaggtcaccaacatggtgcctgcgggcaccaggtagcccccaagaACTACATGAGTAGCCTGTGGGCCTGATCTAAAATAGCTCGTCAGTAATGGGACAGTGTGTGTAGatgtgatcatttgaaaaatgtaaacagtgagAAATCATTCACACGACCAGTCTCTTCACAGAGATGAATATTATTAATGGTAACAAAATTAAAGGTAATTAacgcaaatttgttatttttgaagTGTGTATCACACTGGTAGCCCTTCATAGTAATTTGTACCCAagaagtaccgtaatttctcgtgtataatgcgcacccacaAAGTTGAGCTAaacattctggaaaacccttctacctatgtataaggcatttttacaatggatgattttgcttctaccaatatgatcaaaacatgaagtatgatctgtattttgttagatttttttttcaaataattattctgaagttaagcactttatttgaacacataatactttctttttatttacttgctcttattttgaaattcacagtcctacttttatttagtaaatgagaaaacacacagtggtgctcatatgtttgcttgcccaggcagaatttttaagatgtgtacaattctttcaagaaaatatgaaggaccaggcgaaacacatttaattttattttaatggaattcaaattaaactgtcaagcatttcagaaaagcattatcattaaacaaaacataaccataaagaaattaatgatggttgtttttcagtcatcagtcatatttaatatatatatatatatatatcacaaattgtgcctgggtatgtaaacttatgagcacaattggaatgaaagtgtaggctacacctttttcataacctctaggtggcatactagaataaAAGTgtgcaactttttcataacctctagggggcggtggcatagtggaatgaaagtgtcaatttctttcataacttctagatggcggcatacatttataaaatgtgtaagtaattttctcctatacccatgtgtaatgcacactattgacttttgataattatttggggggcgggggggggggggggaatgcgcgttatacacgagaaattacggtagctcTCCTTTAAAAAAGGTTGGTGCTTTGTCTGTAGAAATTGCATAAAAATGCTGAAGACCAAAAATTGCACTGTATGGTGGAAAGAACTTGACTCCACTCACTTCACAAGAAGAAACATTTtgacagatagtgaacaattctttaaaaaaaaaaagaggctctaAGCTGTTCATTGCCACGCCCAGTTGAAGTAAACTAAACATaaagtcaaactaaacataaaacacagagaattacaccttgtttattttaaacaaagacATGGCTTCAGCATGGCTAAtaagtctgtttagcttaatgctaacaaacaatgcaaaattccatagatgggctaacgaatagcattggTGTTGCGCTGTTCTAACCCTcaaagcaacagatatttgaacacgttGAGCAACACGTACAGATCATATatcaatactcacaagcatatattctttatcctctgcgaagctGTGACCGTCTGCATGTATATCCGTGTACCTGTATTATACTGTCGCCAgctggccaaggcacacacaccagaaggagcagcacaatgtccattgaactgaattgtgaactgttgaattctttacattctatttcattgtttttactgtatgtttttataaagtaaaatgcgataaagtgctatttttcttatttaaaaaaaaaaacgtattgtTGGTTATTTTGAGAGACTGGAAtggattgatggcatttccattcaattcTATGGGTAAAAACAGATATGAATATATTAATAAATTCATAATCAGAATAACTGACACAATATTTATTACCGGTAAGATTCAAGTCATTAgctttgcatccatccatccatccattttcttccgcttatccgaagtcgggtcgcgggggcagtagctttagcagggaagcccagacttccctctccccagccacttcctccagctcttccgaggggatctcGAGGAGTCctcaggcaagccgagagacatggtctctccagcgtgtcctggggtgtccccggggtctcctcccggtgggacgtgtccagaacacctcaccagggaggcgcccCGGTGCCCGAGCCACGTCATCTGGCTACATCTACTCTGAGCCcgtcccggatgaccgagcttctcaccctatctctaagggagagcccggacactcaTTAGCTTTAGCTTTAATATTTGTTATAGCAAGTATTTATTATTCTTAATTGTGATGATTGATTTGATGCACTGTATTGGTTTATCAACACcagatatttaaaatatatacacacaaagtTTAATAATACCAAAAAGGGAGGTGCCTCATGAATATAAAACCTGCGCGTATTAATAACAGTACAATTGGATACTCTGTGTTCCTTTCCTAAAAGTAAACTTGTTTCAACGTTTTTCTTGAGATGTTCAGTATTCCTCCCAAACATCTCATAATTAAATGTCAAGTTcagcatgttttaaaatatatttaacaattcaACCTGTGAGCCAAAAGTGAATGCACACCGTAGCTAATAGCTGTTTACAGTGGGATGTGGCATGTTTACGTTACACTTGCATGTTCACTTTTACTTTTGATAGCAGCCCGGTGATTTCCTCCAAAGTAACATCCCGTGTTCATATTTCCTCTGCTTTGCATGTGGCTTGTTTCTAACAGCAAAGCTTGGATCCCATTGATGAGGTGGCCGCCTTGATCGCTGCCACCGTGCACGACGTGGACCACCCGGGCCGCACCAACAGCTTCCTGTGCAACGCGGGAAGCGAGCTGGCCATCCTGTACAACGACACCGCTGTGCTGGAGAGCCACCACGCAGCGCTCGCCTTCCAGATCACAACCCGAGATGATAAGTGCAACATCTTTAAGAACATTGAAAGGTACACCGGAACACACTACACATAGCTGATCACAAACCAGAAATATCTGTCAACATCTGCAGTTCATCAGTGATCAGTCACCTTGACTTGTTAAGGTTGTTTAACTGATTATTACAGTGGTCCCTTGAGTTTAATTCATGCCGTGACCACCCTCCTAACTCAAAacattcgtatctcaaatcatctttctttaGAAATGCCGTTAaatcttttgggtttttttttttaaataaggaaagTAGCACTctattctttattttaaaaaatacactgtagtataacataattaaatagaatggaaataaataattttatgaaTCATGATTCGTACATTGCAGCTCCTTCTGTTATTTAAAAGGCTGCACGgtggggactggttagagcttctgcctcacagttctggggaccggggttcaactcccagccccgcatgtgtggagttagcatgttctccccgtgcctgcgtggctttcctcccacgtcccaaaaacatgcatgcgaggttaattgaagagtctaaattgcccgtaggtgtgaatgtgagtgcgaatggttgtttgtttgtatgtgccctgcgattggctggcgagcagttcagggtgtgccccgcctcctgcccgatgatagctgggataggctccggcactcccgcgacccttgtgaggataagcgggatggatggatagttcaaaAGTGAGTATTGTAGAACATTACCAAACCACAGCGTTCGCGGACATAAGCTTGCATGTGCAACGACAATTCGTTTATTTACCCCCAAATAATTGATTTCGTTTAATCAGTATCCAAGAAGTAGCTGTGATTTACAAATGGAGTCAAGTGAatgttttgaagtgttttttttcctgttgaaTTGTAAATTTAGGGCTTCCGCTGTCATTTAAGCTGCTCAAAACCCCAAATGTCTGATGCAGTAGGAGTCTCAGGTTGTCaaagttgtgtgtgtttgttaacATCATCTGGGTAGTCATGTGATTTGCCGCTGTCCCTGCAGTCGGACTGGATCGCTCACTTTCCGTGTTACTTTGTGATCGCCACCTCCCCAGGAATGAGTATCGAACACTACGACAGGCGATCATCGACATGGTGCTTGCCACTGAGATGACCAAACACTTTGAACATGTCAACAAATTTGTCAACAGCATCAACAAGCCGCTGGCTGCTCTGGAGGAGAACGGGGTGAGCCGAACACGGTCTTAGTCCAAATAATGCAgtttaaaacaagaaataaagaaaGATTCAGCTGACTTGTAATCTGGTGTTGCCATGGACACGTATATCTGTGCGAGGGGAGAATTTTACAACTCTGTACCATCTTTCTCGTCTTAGTGTGGAATGCCCTGCGCAGACTTTTTAAAGCTTGCCTGGTCTTTTTAAGGCAAGAATGATATGGGCAAACCATCAAGGGCTTACTTTCTCTTGCCTTTTTACACAACATATGCAAATTGAGCGTTGAATTATTTgatgacaataaaataaaataaaaatctctttgACGCATATCATCTGTCTGTTTTCAGGGAAATAACGATGAGGAGTCTTCGAAAAGCATTTTGACGTCCCCTGAGAATCGTATCCTTGTCAAGCGAATGCTGATTAAGTGTGCGGACATTTCCAATCCGTGCAGGCCACTGGAGCTGTGCATAGAATGGGCCGGACGCATTTCAGAGGAGTATTTTTCACAGGTGATTTGAAATCTATACTAGGTGGCTTACAGTTTACAACAACCATGAACCCGTTTTGTACCTTGGTTTATTTAAGGCTCAAGCTCTATTACGTGGTGCTGGtgtcatcagtaggtgaatgaggagacaatgttaaagcgctttgagtaAACGCGCTATACACGTGAAAGCCCAAGGCCAAAATAATTCATACGCTGGCCAGGTTTGGagttagttatttaaaaaaaaacaattattattattggactACGTAGCTTGCAATGACGCAATAAAGTAGCAAAAGCCGTAAAGAAATCTGATACACATGGGAGTCGTGAGAGTTAACTTTCTTCTCCTGAATCAAGCTCCCTTGAAaagtaaacacatttatttacatttcataaaatgttttccAGAGTTTGTAAGCGAGAaatgtggactcgagtcattgTGACTTGGACCCGAGTCCACTGGAGTCACTGCTTTCATCACCTGTGACTTGATGAAAACTTGGACTTTCCTTAACTTGGGAGTTAAAAAACGCAGGACTTGACTTGAGACATGATGACACGAAgcacttgattgtttttcactTTGTATGTTAAGTTAAACGATGACAGTTTGCAAGGCCCTACTGGGAATGTCACTGTCACGATTGAGGGCTTAGCCTGTCAGTTATTCAAACTTTATTGAAACTAGCCTCATTTGAGTCCCAGCAATATGCAGCCATCTGCTGTAGCACACTAccattatactgtaaatgttgacACTTCATTTCAAGTAGAGAGctgttccttctttttaacttttgttggtCAATAATCCGCCCGACATTATAGTCTCCTTTTCCACGATTCTGCGCGTGTCCCCGCGAGGCTCGTGTGCTCTAGAAGTGCGTGAGCAAATGATCGACATACTATTCAGTCACGCCGACTGTCTATACACCCACTcattggctattcttgtccgCCATGCCCAGTTCTAAAAGaatgattcaaattaaattagaggatgatttttcaaaagataatttCAATTCTATTCTGCTGTCAGGtccaaaagacaaaaagtgttttttttattattattatttgttttaaaacggCAAATTCCGGCTTTAACAATTGAGTGAACCAAGGGctaatgattttaaaatgggGTACATTTATGTTAAAAACAGTAGATGGAATACATCAACTTTGagataaaaaattgttttgggtCACTTGACTTAAGACTTGCTTGAGCCTTGAATGTTACGACTGGAGACTGACTTGAGATTTGCACATCCGTGACTTGATCCCATCTCTGTTCTAATACGTTGTTTCATTTAATCGGCATTGTAATTGGCCATAAGAATATCATATTCTTAACAGGACTGAGAAATTGTCCTCTTTTCCGAGAAAGGAATTTTACCATGAAACTGTGATGAGTTCTAATTTGATGTGTGAAAACAGTGCGGTGATGGCGACTGTTGTCTTTGTTACAGACGGATGAGGAGAAGAGCCAAGGCCTTCCAGTGGTCATGCCTGTTTTTGACAGAAACACATGTAGCATCCCAAAGTCCCAGATTTCTTTTATAGACTACTTCATCACGGACATGTTCGACGCTTGGGATGGTAAGGTTGTGAATACTAAAACTTAATAATGAATGTACCTTAAGAAAGGGTTACTGTACATCATGTTCCTTATTGTAACCCTCTTACCTGAACAATATGATTCTGCATTTCAATAGGTCTGGaacattaagattttttttaaaaagaagggggaaaaaaaagggggttacCTAGTGTTGTGCGATGCTGCATATTTTGATATCGATCCGTTACTAAGTAAATACAAGGACAGTATCTCCAATACTGCTCCGGCTCACccttgaccctaatgagaacaagcagtatagaaaatgaattcaTGGATAGTTGCAGTGTAATAGAATATACCTCATCACACTGTATGTACACCTCCTGTGTAGCTAAATCTGGTAACCAAAATAATACACGCCCAAAATCTGATAAACGGTGATGAATAACGTTTCTGAACTGTCTCCAGCTTTTGCAGACCTCCCCAATCTTATGCAGCACTTGGACAACAACTTCAAGTACTGGAAAGGCCTGGATGAACGAAAGCTGCACAGCCTGCGACCGCCTCCGGAGTAGGCGCTGCACTCCTGCTTGAGTTGTGTGCGCGCGTACAGAAAACGCAGTCCTCAACAATGACGTTCTGACAGGCAGCTGCGGCGCTACTATTATGCCGGCTCTTACAAGCTTGTCCGAGGAGATCtatggggggaagaaaaaaaaaaaaaaagaaaaagaaaaaacaaaaacggacGTGGACACACGACAGCACCCTTTGGGAACTTCTCATGCCTCTCAGGCGTTTGCAGTGTAGCTTGAGAAGGGGTCCGGACAGGCCTCGTGAATAAGCTTCAATCCCGCATGTACCGCACGGGCTCTCCTGCCCGCCTGTGAAGCTGACCTTGGCGTTTGAGGAGAAACTGCTTGTTACTGAAGGAGCCAGCAACACTGGAGGACAGAATGGAAACACGGTGCGAATGTATGAAGGCGTTCAATACGAGGCAGGTCATACAATCGCCTTCATGCTCCATCCTTGTTCATTCAGCAAGGCAGGACTGTTCCTTCTGCCTCTGGAGGCTGAAATATGAAACGCTCCCccccatgccccccccccccccctccctcccttcaaTCATTGCCCGTGTATTTCCAGGTGTCCTACAGAAACGCATCAAAGTGGCATACAGTAACTGGCACGGGGGAGGGGATCTTGTCCTGGacaaaaattatattattcTGTATGCTCACGTATTTAGACTTACCATATTTTCCATATGAAATATCCTAATTGAACTTGCTGGTAAATAAGAAaatgaagagagaaaaaaaaaaaaagagccaaagTTAATGAATTCAGATACTACTATAACTCTCACTATTATTCATATGAAACATTACcatattcaacatttttattttcttatcaaAAGTACAGTACCAGTTCAAGACTTTTGTATTGCACTGTAAACCATATAAGAAATGTCTGTCTCAATGTCTGGGGATTTGGGTTGTCGCATTGGAGAATAAGCTG carries:
- the pde8a gene encoding high affinity cAMP-specific and IBMX-insensitive 3',5'-cyclic phosphodiesterase 8A isoform X2 — protein: MKLFKDPLQVLLVFAKEDSQSNGFCWACEKANYRCTMARTPESALECFAEKLHDLVIIDHRHSRHFDAEALCRSMRAVSSSENTVIVAVVKRPDREEASVMPLINAGFNRRYVENANMMACYNELLQLEHGEVLAQFKLRAGNAIFTALEQSQEAIEITSEDQVIQYVNPAYESVMGYQQGELIGKEIIEVPKSEKNKPDLLETINSCIRKGKEWQGIYYAKKKNGDSIQQNVKITPVIGQGGKIRHYVSINRPLNDNNKTDKSSERVQAESQTDIQSSKHKDRRKGSLDVRSTTSRGSDGSSQRRHSSMARIHSMTIEAPITKVINIINAAQESSPMPVAEALDRVLEILRTTELYSPQLGTKDEDPHTNDLVGGLMTDGLRRLSGNEYILSTKQPHHIPSHLATPLSLNDIPPRVAQTMESEDSWDFDIFNLEAATLKRPLTFLGLKIFSRFGVCEYLNCPEATLRSWLQVIEANYHSSNSYHNSSHAADVLHATAYFLCKERVKQSLDPIDEVAALIAATVHDVDHPGRTNSFLCNAGSELAILYNDTAVLESHHAALAFQITTRDDKCNIFKNIERNEYRTLRQAIIDMVLATEMTKHFEHVNKFVNSINKPLAALEENGGNNDEESSKSILTSPENRILVKRMLIKCADISNPCRPLELCIEWAGRISEEYFSQTDEEKSQGLPVVMPVFDRNTCSIPKSQISFIDYFITDMFDAWDAFADLPNLMQHLDNNFKYWKGLDERKLHSLRPPPE